The following is a genomic window from Mycobacterium parmense.
TGCTTCCGCCATGTCCTCGGTCGCGGTTGCGGCAGGGCGTGGGGTTCGTTGCGCCGCCGCCGATGCCTCGCGCCCATGCAGCCAGCCGTGGAGGGCCGGCTCACTTCGCTGCGGCCCGTCGTCGTGCAGGGCGAGCTGGGGCCGGCCTGTGGGCGGCAACAGCCACAGGTCGTTGGCGCGCAGCCGCGGAGCGTCGGCCGTAAGCACAACCCGCACCTCGGGGGCGACGGGTGCCGTCAGGAGCCAGCCCAGTTCTCGCATTGTCACGTCGGCCGCTCTGAACGGCGACGAGAAAGCCGTCGCCGGATGCCCGATGAGAACGGCCGCCTGATGCGTGACCGGTGCTCTTCGCAGGTCTGCGGGACAGGCGGTGTCCACACAGTTCAGGTCATTGCCGGCCAACCATGCGCTGATCGGCTCAAGCCACTGCGGGCGCGGCACCATTAGGATCACCTCCGGCCGGCCCTCGGGAGTTGCGCCGTACTCGCACAGCACGTCCTCTACCTGAGCGGCGATCGGCGAGGACGAGACCGCGAGCGCATACAGCGCATCGCTAAGGACCCGCAGCCGGTCACAGAGCGTGTGGTCTGGGCGCTCCGCGAGGAACCGCTCCACGACCCCGAGGGTGTCTGTGAGACCGGCGACCGGGTCAGTCGGCGCCAACGGCGTGGCGGTGAGCACGCGCCGGACCCTGAAAAGTGCCGCCAGAACGTCCGCCGCCACCGAAGAGGTCTCGACGAACTGCCGCAGCAAGCCGCCAGAGACCGTGACCTGTTCCAGCTCCCGCCACTGCACGCGCGCGATCCTGATCGACGGGTGCTCCGACGTCCGCCACGTCGTTAACCACTCCCCCAGCGCCGTCACCACAAGTCCTCGTCAACGGCGGCCGCCTCCGGCTCCGTCAGAGACAGCACTTCTAGTCCTGCCCTCGGAGCCAGCAGCGCACTGAGCGTGGCGGGTAACACGGCTGGCGCGGCCCATCCAGACGCCTGCAGACCCGCCGCGGCATCGGCCGCCGCGGATCTGCGTCGCGAGAGCAGCACAAGCATGGGCACCTCCGGCCAGTTACGCCGTGAACTAGCGACCCAACCGGCCGACCCGACGATGACGACAAGGCGCGGACGTAGCGCCGCCGCCCACGGCACTTCGTCGCGATCCGGAATCGCGCCCATCAGCAGCACCGGGTACCGGAACCAGCCTTGCAACTGCAGCCCCGCGAACAACCGGCCCCGAAGGCGAGGCGAAGTTTCCGACGGGAACATGAGGTCGACATCCGCGCGGAACGACCCCGGCTCGCCCGCGACGACGACGGGATGGGCACAGGTGGCGGACAGCCGTTGCCCGGCAACGCCCTGCGCGCAGTCAAGCGCTTCCGCGACCTCGACCCGAACGTTGTCCGGCAACCTTGTATCGGGCCGGTGCGGGAACCCCGCGGGCAATCGGTGGACGCTGTCTCGGTTGCCGCGCAGCCGGAGTCCACCGAACCTCAGCTCGTCGTCGCTCAATTCGTCGAGTCGCTTGTCCGTGAGCCGCCCCGAGCACCAGCCCGCGACTTGCACGCCGCGCTCAAGCTTCAAGTGCTCGCAATCAAAGCAATCGACGCGCGCAAATGCGGCGCCGAGCGCGGCCATCACGCCGGCCAGTCGAAGCGTCGGGACAGTGACCACGACCCGTAGGTTTCGCCCCGCCCTCGGGCCAGCGATCGTCAGCTGCTCCGCCAAGCGGCCCAGGTGAAGCAACCCAGCGGGATAACGCGTCGCTGGCTCAACATTCTGCGGTAGCGCCTGTACCACTTCGTGACGACGTTCCGGTCAGGGGCTTCGTCTACTCAGCCGGTACGAGCGCAACGGCGAACGTGATGATCGCGCCAAACGCTGGCCGCGACCGCAGCGCTAACCACGTCTTCGTATTGAAGCCGTGCCCGCTGACGCCCTTGAACTTCCCCACGACGAGGCACGATATTCGAATCCGTTTACCTGCGTGGATAAATCCGTGACTTAGCTAAACGAAATCTTTCAGGTTGGCTCAGGGGCTAGCAGGTCGGCCGCCGAGCTGACCCAGATGACCCTCGGTGGCGATCCCTCGCAGAGCATGGCAAGTTGTTCCGGAAGCTGTCACCCCGCTGGATGTGCCACTGGCATCACCGTCCGGAACACCGCCGCTCTGCGGTGCGCACGGAGTTGCGAGCCGCGCGAGTGGAACGCCGGGGAGCGGGACGAGTGACCGGCTACGCCGGCCGGATCAGCCTCGCCGGTGCCAGCAGCTGGCCGTGATCCTGCTCCGCTTTCCTCACGAGCTCGTACATGGTCGCGACACCGCTGAGCTTGACGGGCGGCTCCCACGGTTCGGCGTGAGTCCATAGCCAGGCCGTGCGGATCTCCGGGATTAAGAACGCCATGGCACTGAAGGTGGAGTCGCAGCCGGGAACACCGAGCCGGCTGTGCTGGGACGGGTCGACGCCCGGCGGCACCCGCATCCGCAGCGTCTGCTCTCCGTTCTGTTCGACGATGGCGCCTTCTGTCTCCCACGGTCCGGTACCCACCTGATCGCTATGGAAGCGGAACGGAAGCGCGGAGTCCCCGGCGACTCGGGTGATGTAGCCGCCGACGCTGGGGATGTCGTCGAACGACACCACCGCGATCATCGCGGCGAACAGTCGGTACTCCGCCGACCGGTCGAGCAGGGCCGACTGGTGCTGGCTTTGGAATGCCCTGAACGCCGCGGGATCACCGATCCAGAGCCGCGGCAGGTGTCCCGCGGCTTCGCCCTTGCCCCAGGTGATCCGCCATAGCTTGGGATCGGGTGCACGCTTGGCGATCAGGAACGACTTGGAGCGGTTCCTCTCCGCGTTGTCCGCGCTGTACTGGCGAAGCGCCTCAACGACTTCGGCCACGGGCCGGCCTCGAAGCCCTGCGACGTGCTTGAGAGCGGGTTCGGGATTGTCCCCGGCGAAGGCGACTGCGATGTCGTCGTCGACGATCACGACCTTGAGACAGGGGTCCTCGTAGATCCGCCGGGTCAGCGTCTCGTCCCGGAAGTCGGTCACCTTGGTGTCCGCGAGCAGCGTGATGCGTCCGTCCGCGTCTCCGAGGATCTCCGCGATGGCGAACGTCACCGTCCAGTGCCTACCTGCACCGCTCTTACCAGCTCAGGGCCTCAGTCCCGTACCTCGGACTGTTCGAGGAGCTTGTACAGCGCGGAGTGCACCTGGACTGGGTCCCGCGGGTACGTGAGCTTCTCCACCGTGGTGTCGCCCTTGTGGAACGCGATCTCGATGATCGCGACGTCGCCGGATTCGTCGAAGCAGGGCAGCGACAGGTGCCCGCCGCGCTTCGAGGTTCCGGTGTACCCGACGTCATTCGGACCGAACGTCTCGCGAGTTCGAATATCGGGTGGAGACCGTAGTTGTAGCGCATGTCCGGAAGAGACTCTTCCGACTCGGACAGCGCCGCTCGATCCGGCTCGCCCAGAGCAAGAAAGAGGGCGCGCATCGCGGTGCGGACGGCCTCGTTCGAGAGTGACTTATTCATCGTTTTCGTGCTCCGTACTTCGATGAGGGTTGCCCGATCCATTGGCGTGCACGGCCGTAGGGGCGGGACTTGGGTCAGTACTTAGGACACCCGATCCTCGCCTGAGCGACGGTTCCTGCGCAGCGTCTCTGCGGTGTGCCGGGTGGTGCTGGCCCATCACCGTGGCCGGGGCTCGGTCCCGCGTCCGGTTGCGTCTGGACGGGCACCATCGAGGCGGCGGTGGATCATCGACAGAGTGCCCAGCACGTCGAGCGCGTCCTGCTCGGACACCTCCCACACCAGCCGAGGCTCGTGCGCCGCAGGGTTCCGGAACGCCGCGAAGACACCTTCGGCCAGCAGTGCGATGCCCTCTTGCTCGTTGCGCTCGGTGACGGTGGAGCAGTTGGTGAGGTGCACCCGCGGCTGCTTCCCGCGTAGCGCTGCCTGGACGAGAGCGCGGCCGTCTTCGTCGAGCCCCGACTTCTCCCGCAGCCGGGTGCCGAGGCCCTTGACCGCTTCGAACACGGCCTCGTAGCAGTCCTTGCGCAGCAGCTCCTCGCGGCAGTGGCGGATCACCTCCGGATGCGCGTCGCGTGCTTCGAGCAAGTGGCGCAGCCGCCCGCTCCGGGCCGAGGCCTCCGAGGCCGTGGTGGCCTTCGTGGCGGGGCCGATCTTGCCGTCGTCGCGCACCCGATAGCCCGACAGTGACAGCACCTGGGTCAGCTCGTCACGGGCCACCGCGGCCTTGGCCTGGCGGTCCCAGACCATGTCGGGCTTCATCGCCGCGGTGATGACGGCGAGGATCGGCCGGCCGTCCCGCTGCGAGTACTGCTTCTCCTGCATGCTCGCGGCGAGGCGCTTCCACTTAGTCGCCGTCGCGCCGAGCGGGTCCGGCATCCCGACGGACGCAAGGACTCGTGTGAGTTCAGGTCCGGTGTACAGCTCTCCGATGATCCTCGCGATGTTCTCGATCGAGCCGTGACCGAACGGTGAGATGGTGCTGGCCGCCATCGCAGCAGGCTATCTCCGCGCGGCGACAGTCACGGTTCCATCGCGCACCCGCGGGGTTACTGCTCACCGTCGTGGGGGGTGATGCACCATAGGGACCATGGGCACCGCTGACACCACCTCGCACGCCGCCGCTACGGGGACGCTTGTGAGCATCGGGTACGAGGGGAAGAGCGTCGACGATCTCGTCGCCCAGCTGCTCGAACAGGGCGTGCGCGTGCTCGTGGACGTACGCCTGACCCCGCTGAGCCGGAAGCCCGGACTGTCGAAGACGAAGCTTTCCGAGGCCCTCGCCGCCGTGGGCATCGGCTACGTGCACCACCGCGCACTCGGCAATCCGAAGGACAACCGCGCCGGATTCCGCGCCGGTGAGCCGGGGTCCCGCGCCCGGTACCGCGACGTCCTCGAGACCGCCGCCGCGACCGACGCGCTGGCCCATGTGTCCGAGCTGCTGGACGGCGGCGTCGTGGCGCTGCTGTGCTTCGAGTACGACCACGCCGAGTGCCACCGCGACATCGTCGTGCGCAGGCTGCTCGAAGCCCGGCCCATGTCCGCCGTGGTGCACGTCTAGAACAAGGGGTTCTCGAACTTCGGGCGCCAGACGCCGAGGACGGAAAACGACCGGCGACGGCGGTTCTGGTTGCCGACGTAGAAGTGCACGTCGTTGTCCGCCGACAACATCTCGTCGCGCCACTTCTTGAGCATCGCTTCCCTGGCGCCGTCAACGCCGTAATCGCGTAACCACTTTCTGCCGCCCTGCCCGGCCTCCCAGTCGAGCACCTTCTGCTCGTGTCCTTTGCACTTCGGCGACGCGCAGCGGTACTTGTACCGGACCGCGAACGGCGCGGGCTCGAGGGGCTTGAGCGAGGTGCCGAACAGGTCCGGCGCAGAAGCCTTGTCGATCTTCGCCTGCTCGTCCGCAGTCCACGGGTCGCCGTCGATGACGGCCACCTCGACGTCGGTGGGCTTGATCAGGCCCAGTGACGGCGCCGGGGTCGCCATGCCGCCCCTGGGGTTCTGGTCGAGGAGCTCGCACATCGTCGTGGCGCCGATGAGGCCGCCGAGGTTCATCCGACGCCGCTGCCAGTTACTGGTCGTACCAAGTTGCTCCACGTGCACCAGCTC
Proteins encoded in this region:
- a CDS encoding DUF488 domain-containing protein; translated protein: MGTADTTSHAAATGTLVSIGYEGKSVDDLVAQLLEQGVRVLVDVRLTPLSRKPGLSKTKLSEALAAVGIGYVHHRALGNPKDNRAGFRAGEPGSRARYRDVLETAAATDALAHVSELLDGGVVALLCFEYDHAECHRDIVVRRLLEARPMSAVVHV
- a CDS encoding TIGR02391 family protein, with amino-acid sequence MAASTISPFGHGSIENIARIIGELYTGPELTRVLASVGMPDPLGATATKWKRLAASMQEKQYSQRDGRPILAVITAAMKPDMVWDRQAKAAVARDELTQVLSLSGYRVRDDGKIGPATKATTASEASARSGRLRHLLEARDAHPEVIRHCREELLRKDCYEAVFEAVKGLGTRLREKSGLDEDGRALVQAALRGKQPRVHLTNCSTVTERNEQEGIALLAEGVFAAFRNPAAHEPRLVWEVSEQDALDVLGTLSMIHRRLDGARPDATGRGTEPRPR